In the genome of Quercus robur chromosome 3, dhQueRobu3.1, whole genome shotgun sequence, one region contains:
- the LOC126719071 gene encoding cytochrome P450 CYP749A22-like isoform X1 yields MVAVEILVIGLTSSLCLYFLLTLIRGLHKLWWTPIHMRNQLSSQGIKGPSYRFFHGSTKEISNMRKEAISRPMNLSHDIFSRILPHVHSWVDKYGNNYLQWFGPKAQLVVTEPELIKEIMNNRDNAYSKSDNGNYAKKLLGDGLVTSEGEKWAKMRKLANSAFHAERLKNMIPSMISSVEVMLERWKHHEGKEIEVSEEFRLLTSEVISRTAFGSSYLEGKNIFQMLMKLALISSRNAYKLRFPGITKIYKTNDDIESDELVKGIHNAILEIIKKREEKVMTGEANSIGGDFLQLLVQAHHDANASLKISIEDLVDECKTFYIAGQETTSTLLAWTIFLLAIHTDWQEKARKEVLNLFGQQNPNLDGITKLKTMGMIINESLRLYPPVIAITRKVERDVRLGKLTLPANLLLYMPTLAPHHDPKIWGEDVHLFKPERFLEGIAKATNNNIAAFFPFGIGPRTCVGLNFATTEAKIALSMILQRYAFTLSPAYVHSPFQLLTIRPQHGVQVMLHSL; encoded by the exons atggtTGCTGTTGAAATCCTTGTAATCGGTCTTACAAGCTCTCTGTGCCTGTACTTTCTCTTAACTCTCATCCGGGGCCTTCACAAACTATGGTGGACTCCAATTCACATGAGGAATCAATTGAGTTCACAGGGAATCAAAGGTCCTTCCTACAGATTCTTCCACGGAAGCACCAAAGAAATTTCCAACATGAGAAAAGAAGCCATCAGCAGGCCAATGAATTTATCACATGACATATTTTCCAGAATTCTGCCTCATGTTCACTCTTGGGTTGACAAATATG GTAATAATTATCTTCAATGGTTTGGCCCTAAAGCTCAACTGGTTGTTACTGAACCAGAGCTAATCAAAGAGATAATGAACAATAGAGACAACGCTTATTCAAAGTCTGATAACGGAAACTATGCGAAGAAACTCTTAGGAGATGGGCTTGTGACTTCTGAAGGTGAAAAATGGGCAAAGATGCGGAAACTTGCTAATTCTGCCTTTCATGCAGAGAGGCTCAAA AATATGATTCCATCAATGATCAGTAGCGTTGAGGTGATGCTAGAAAGATGGAAACATCATGAAGGTAAAGAGATTGAGGTATCTGAAGAATTTAGGCTATTGACTTCAGAAGTTATTTCAAGGACAGCTTTTGGGAGCAGTTACTTAGAAGGGAAGAACATTTTTCAGATGTTGATGAAATTAGCCTTGATATCATCCAGAAATGCTTATAAACTCAGGTTTCCTGGCATCAC taaaatttataaaactaatgATGATATTGAATCGGACGAGCTTGTAAAAGGAATACACAACGCTATATTAGAGAtaataaagaagagagaagagaaggtAATGACTGGAGAGGCTAACAGCATTGGGGGTGATTTTCTTCAACTACTTGTACAGGCTCATCATGATGCCAATGCTAGCCTAAAGATTTCAATAGAAGATTTGGTGGACGAGTGCAAAACATTTTACATTGCAGGTCAAGAAACCACTAGTACTTTGCTTGCGTGGACTATATTTCTTCTAGCAATCCACACAGATTGGCAAGAAAAAGCAAGAAAGGAGGTGCTCAATTTATTTGgccaacaaaatccaaacctggATGGAATCACAAAACTCAAGACT ATGGGTATGATCATCAATGAGTCTCTGAGGTTATATCCACCCGTAATTGCAATAACAAGAAAAGTTGAAAGGGATGTTAGACTGGGGAAGCTCACTCTTCCAGCTAATTTATTACTGTACATGCCAACTCTTGCACCTCACCATGACCCCAAAATATGGGGAGAAGACGTGCATCTTTTCAAACCAGAGAGATTCTTGGAAGGTATTGCCAAGGCTACTAACAACAACATAGCtgctttttttccctttggaaTTGGGCCTCGAACTTGTGTGGGGTTGAACTTTGCAACAACTGAAGCAAAGATTGCTCTTTCCATGATTCTACAACGCTATGCCTTCACCCTTTCCCCAGCCTATGTCCACTCACCATTTCAGCTTCTTACCATTCGCCCACAACATGGAGTTCAAGTGATGCTACACTCATTGTAA